CAACAGGATATCCAGAATGCTATTGAAGTGATGCGAAAGGGTGGGGTGATCCTTTATCCTACCGACACCGTGTGGGGAATTGGCTGTGATGCCACCAATGCCGAGGCTGTGAAGCGAGTGTATGAAATCAAACAGCGTGACGACTCGAAGGCACTCATTTGTCTGGTAGATAGCGATGCCCGTTTGCAACGCTATGTACGTAATGTTCCCGAAGTGGCCTGGCAACTCATCGACTGTCAGCCTGAGCGCCCTACCACCCTGATTCTTGATGGGGCTGTCAATCTGGCTCCCAACCTCATTGCCGAAGATGGTAGCATTGGTATCCGTATCACCAACGAGTCTTTCTCTAAAGAACTCTGCTATCGCTTCCAGAAAGCCATTGTCTCTACATCTGCCAATATCAGTGGCGAGCCTGCTGCTCAGAACTATCGTGATATTGACCAGCGTATTCTCGATGCAGTTGATTATGTTTGCTGGACCCGTCGTCAGGAGCATCAGCCCCATCAGCCATCCAGCATTATCCGTCTGCGCCCTGATGGTCAGGTAGAGATTATCAGAAAGTAAGAAGCTTTTTTTTGTAGAGCAAGTGAGATATTAGGAGTTTTGAAGTACGCACTTTTTTTCGATATCGACGGCACACTGGTGAGTTTTGATACCCATCAGATTCCCGCTTCTACTATTTTTGCTCTTACACAAGCCAAAGCCAACGGCCATCGTGTGTTCATTGCCACGGGCCGTCCTATCCAGATTCTTACCAATATTGGTGCCATCGAACATTTGGTCGATGGCTATATCACCACCAACGGCGCCCACTGTTTTGTGGGCGATGAAGTGGTGTGTACCAATGCTATTGCCCAGCAGGATGTGGATATCATGCTCGACGATGCCCGCCGCTACGACTATTCGTGTGTAGTGGCCAGCACCACCCAGTTCGCCGTGTATAATCCCCATCCCGATTTCGATCAGATTTTTATTCAGCAGTTGGCCGTTGAAGGATTGAATGCCGACTGCATGAACCTCGAAAAGGCACTCACCGAACCCATTCTTCAGTTCTCTCCCTTTTTCGATATTGAGCACGAACAGCAGCTGATGCCTCGCTTGTCGGGTTGCATCTCCGGTCGCTGGCATCCCGCCTTTACCGATATTACAGCCCGTGGTACCGACAAAGGCAGCGCCCTTCACAAAATGGCCCGTCACTTAGGAATAGACATGGCCCATACCATAGCCTTTGGCGATGGTGGTAACGACCTTACCATGATTCGTGAGGCTGGCATAGGCGTAGCCATGGGCAATGCCAACGATCTCCTTAAACAGCATGCCGACCACATCACCACCTCCGTCGATGACAACGGCATTCTGCAAGCCTTCCGTCATTTCGGAATTATTTAACGACCTGCTGAAGCCTTCCGTCATCTCGGGAATATTTTAGGTCTGCTGAAGCTTTCCGTCATTTCGGAAGCGTTAAACCACTCTTACTGTAATGAACTATCCTTAACACCATTTAAAGTCATGACTGAAGACCAACTTTCTGCAAAGAGGAAATTTGCCGGGGAGAAGAAAGCCTCGATGAAGCGTCGTGATGAGCAACACGACTATAAGGAACGGCGTATGTATATGATCACCCTGGAAGTGGAAGGGCGCCGCCCGCTCTTTGGCCGTCTTGTAGGCAATCCTTTTGCTGAACGGGGAAGCAAGGACGCTCCCCGCATAGAGCTGACAGAATTGGGCAAGGCCGTTCGAGTATCGCGGCGGCTCACCGACAGTGAGATAGCAGCCGAGGTAGGCCGATACATGGCGATGGCTAAAGAGGGAACGGTGCTGGTGTCGCCTGCTGTCTCTCCTGGCGAGAAGCGTGTGATGCGTACGGCTTTCGATGCCGGATTGCCTACCATCGTAATTGTTGAGAATGGTTTTACCCCGTTGTCGAAACCACATGGGGAGCAGTTTGAAGCCTGTGCGAAAGGCAGGTTGTTGATGCTTTCGCCTTGGGAGCACCATAATGAGAAACGGAAGCTTACTGCCGAGCAATGCAGGCAGATGAACCTGATGGCTTTGGAATTGTGTGAATAAAAATGTGGCGACCTATCCTCGCGGACGGGTCGCCACTTTATTTAATCAATTAACATTATTCTTTTTTTTTGCACCATCCTCTCTCGGATGTTTGTGTAATTCAATTTGAAAACTAATTGATGTAAGAGCAGTATCAAAGATACTTATTCTTCTGCGTCATCCCAAATGTCGAAATGACGGCTTTCGGCCTCACCGGCATCAGTTGTTGTTTCCTCTTGACTGATGGTCAGCGTTGATGTAGCCATTAAATTATCCAACTCACCATTGCAGATACTTGATGTTGGTGTGATATATTCTTTTTTCATATTAGTATCCTCCTTTCAAATTACTTAATAATAACTTTTTTGCCACTTACAATGTACAGGCCCTTCTGAGGAGCAGCCACGCGGCGTCCCTGCAAGTCAAAGAAGTCGCTGTTCAGCATCTTCTCTGCGTTCACGTTAGAAATGCCCGTTGTGGTATCATCATTGAATACGAATGTCATTTCGCGAGCACCGGCAGGAATGTCACTTGCCAGCAGATAGGCCTTACCGGCAGGAACGGTGCTTGCTGCTGTTACCTTAATGAACTTGCCCTCCTTCAGGATGTATGCTTCGTCAGCTGCTACGGGAGTAGCCTCCACGGCAGCCTTAAGATAGTTGGTACCTGTGTAAGCGGCATCTAACTTCACGGGGATGGTATAGGTGGCGTTAGCAATACCTTTCAGAACTACGCCCTGATTGCCAGGCATCTCGTCAACACTTGTCATCACCACTTTATCCTGCTGAATTTCTGTTACAGCATAAGCCACCAGTTCACCTTCAGTTACGGTAGCTTTTGTGAAGTCCAGACCGTAGGCACTTGAAAGGGTAGAGTAGCCAGAAGAGGCGATTGTTCCAGAGAGAGATTCGGGCACTTTCTTGATTAATACATAGTCAAAGTCCTCAGACTGGTTAGTCTTTACTTCACCACTATTTGCGCCGTTGATATATAAGTCGGATGTTTCTTTGTCTAATGTAAAGAAAGCAGACTTAACACCTGTTGTCTTGTCATCATTGCTTGTTCCAACAGAAACAATTTGATCATTGGTTGACTGACGGATACCAAGAGAACGCCTGTTTGCTGCAGTAATGTTGACAGTAAACTGATACGTACCTGCAGGTAATTTCCCTACTGAAATACCACGGTCTCTTGCATTTTGTGCAGCTACATAGCCAGAACCTCCGTTAGAATATGAGTAGTTTGTTCCTGCTGCAGCTTCTGCTTCCTGGAAGAAAACAACATCTTCGGCAATAGTGCTATAGGTTACAGACTTCTCTATCACCTGTCCGTCTGTAAATTCTCCACCTTCACCAAATGTTGTAGTATTGTCAGCTTTATAATACTTTCCACCATCCAACACATACATAGGATAAGCATAACTCCAAGCATGCACTTTCGCATCGGTTTCTACGAGAGGAGTTGTAACCAATACGGGGGCGTTTGTTCCTATGGTAGTAGTTACTTTCAGAGTTGCTGTGAGAGGAGCACGAACAGGAACGTTCAATACGTTGCTTGCAGCTTCTGCAACCAATGTCATAGTTGGTGCCTCTGCGGCAGTAATAAGATAGTGCTTGTCCTCATAACCAGCCTCTGTACCGTCAACAGCGATATCAGCGGTGATTTCCTGGCCAACCACACCTTCACCTTCAACAGACTTAACCAGATTTTCGCCAAGTTTGTAGTTGATGGTATAGCCAACATTAGTAACATCTTGAGCAGTCTGGGTGATTTTTACTGACTTCAACTGCTCTTTATTGGTTGTTTTAACACCGCCACCTTTTTTATATCCAAATGCTACGGTGGTATAGTCAGCGCTAGTTAAAGTTACATTAGAAGCACTTGCATAGGTTTTAGTACCATCCTCAGACTTAATGGTAAATGTAGTGAGTTTGTTTTCTGCAGTATTAATCTCAGCCTCAATCTTCAACCATGTTGAAATTGTAACATCAACACGATAGCTACCTGCTGTAAATGTAGTTACGGAACCAAGATTGCTCAATCCAGTAAAAACATATCCATGCGTTTTGTCTTGGTCGTTCTGAGCAACTACAATATTTCCGAATCGGAAATAGCTACCATTACCATCAGAAAAATAACGTCCAGTACTCGAAGCTGCTCTCCATACAGCAGTAACATTAATGATAGCATTAGCTATTGGTGAAATGGTTTTTGATGTTTCATAACCGCCATTGCCACCAGATATTGTAACTATACCATCGGCAAGAGTTGGAGAACCACCAGCTGTCCATTCTTCAACCTTCTCTGCTGTCCATGCTACATCTCCTGTACCATACTCAAGAAGTGTTGTGGTGGTTTGTGCAAAAGCATTTTGCCCACAAAGTAATACCACTACGGCAAGGAGCGTTTTAGTCAATAGTTTTTTAATTTCCATAATTGCTTTGTTTAAATTAGTATATTATTATATGTAGTTTCTTTTTGGAAAGGTGAGAACACAAGATTGTGTATCTCAATCATATAAATATAGGTTCGCATACCTATGTTTTAAACATTTGTTCGTTTTGGCAAAAGTACATATTATTGGTATAATTACCAAAATAAAATGGAGAAAAATGCTCTTTCTTGCCGTTTTTGGGGTCCTAAATATCAAAAAACATAGTTATAGACATTCAATTATTATCCATTTTCTGAACTTTTTAAATGCAGGGTTAGAGTGGCTGAAACAAATTATAGCTATAATTACAAAAATTATAGCCATAATTGCGAGAATTATAGCTATAATTTGTTGTAGCAGTGAAACTACTGACTTCCTTTTAACGAAGAATTGCTATGTAGTTTGATGTCCTTTCAAGATTAATGGGCGCCATATACCTCGATGTCGCCGATGCGAACATAACCGTCGCTGCCGCCATTGGTGACATTCACTCTAACGAAACGGGCTTCGACAGGAGTGATACTGGCGTCGGTGACGGGAGAAATGTTCTGTGTGTGGGAGCCAACAGTAGTCCAGGTTTCGCCGTCGAGACTAACCTCGACTGTGAAATCGCGGGTGTTGAGCTCGGCATCCAAACCGGAAGCCTCGGCATGGCGCACCACATAACGGCTAATCTGGTAGGGCTCCTTGAAGTCTAACTGTACCCAACCGGTGCCGTCGGTAGTGCTTGAAATCCAAATATAACCCTCAGAGGGAGAACCGTCGGCAGCGAGTCTGGCATTCGACTTGGCTGGCGATGTGGTAATCGCCATATCCTGTAGCATGGTGAGGTTGAACGGCAAGTGGTGTGCCTCGTTGTAGTAGCTGAACCAGTGGTCGGCACGTACGATTTTTACATTGCCGGGAGCTTGAGCGTCCAGCTTATTGGGCAATTCAACAAGTTTGTCGGGTCCTACATCCCACACCGAGACCTGACCAGTTACGAACACTGGTGCACTACCGTCGTAGTTCTGGATATCACGGCCAAACAGTCCGGCAACCTCGTCAACAGTACCCTTGTAACAGGGATAGAGTGGGGTGATGGTAAGCCAATTGTTCAATACCTTGGTGGATAGTCGGCTGCCTTGCTCATAGTCGTTGATAGTAAGTCCGTAGAGATAAGGACAGTTTTCGGCATACGACTTGCGTTGGGCATCGCTAAGATTATCCCAGATGGTGATGATACGCAGACCGCTCTTCTCCAAATAGCGCTGAGTGAGCTGAGCATACGGTGTAAGCAGTTTGGCATTGTACGAAGGGGCATAATAGACTCGGCCAAGAGCATCATAGGGCATGGCATAGCCCAAACCTGATGGACCACTGACAAAACAGTCGTTGGTAGAAGCCTTGCGATAATAGTAGTTCAGCATCATAGGTGAGAAATCGGCCAGTGCCGGACTCACGGTCCAGTTCATGGCCATTCTGCCACGGCCCGACTGTTCAAAAATCTTGGCCATAGCATGCTGAATATACTGGATGTTGTCACCGTCGCTGATATAGACCGATGCATATACCTTGTTTTCCAACTTAGGACGCTTGGGTACAGGAGCTATCTTTACAGGCTTGTTTACTGCCGAATAAACGGTGGTGTTCTCAAAGAAATCGGCAGGAACGGTGGAAAGACCGTACCTGGTGGCTTCGCCCACACCAGAGCGCTCCTCGGCATACCAGCCTAATACGATGTCACGACCAGGTGTCAAGTCTTTGAGCATCTTGTCGAGCACCTGCCGTTCGCTGGCGTTGCGGGGGTCGAGCCATACGCAGGCAGAACCGCAGGCAGCACCGATGTCATGAACATAGGGGATAGTGGGGCGCTCGCTGATGAGCAGACGGTGGTTGCAGCGGCTCCAATAGTTGTTGTAAAGATAGTTGTAAACACCTTGCGCATTGGTATAGGTGAGCTGGGTGAGATCCTCTACAACAGGAAATTCCAGACCATTGGCCTCCAGTTTTGACTTAATGGCAGCCGTTACAGGCAGCAGACGGTCCAGTCCGGCAATGGTGACGGCAAGGTTGGCGTAGTGCTCGCTGCGCTCATTGCTGTATAGCACCAGACCCTTGATCTCTTCCTGAAACAGTTTCACCAGATTGTAAGGCGTGGAAGAAGGAATGGGCGAGGTGCGGATGCTATGGGCCGAAGGCCAGGTGGTTTGTGGCTCCTCGTTGTGATTATATAGAAGAATACGCGGCTGTGAGCGGTTTACAATGCCCTGTAGGGTGCAGAACATCACACGTTCCTCATCGCTCAGCGCGGCAGCGCTCATATCCAATGATCTGACCACTGAGGCTGGGGGAAGGAGGTGGGGCAGCAGACGGTCTTCGGGCCAGCAGAGCTCGTCGGCCTCAAGAATACGAATACCTTTACTGTTGAGATTGAAGGTAGAGTCGGCAAATACAATCTTTTCCACCTCGTTAACCTCAGTACGTACTACAGCACCGTTGGTAAGTTTGGTAATCATCGTGGCGGGTTGCTGAGCCATGAGTTGTGTGGCTCCAAGGAGTGCAACGGCTGATAGGATAATTTTTTTCATTTTGAAAAAGTATAATGTTAGGAGAGTGGAAAACTATAGTTTGATTTTTGTGGAGAAATTGCCTATCTTAACGATAAAGATGCCTGAGCCTAAGGTAGCGCGGTTCAAACGCAGTTCGCCATTCTGAATGGGAGGAACAGGCAGACTACGGCCATCGAGGGAGTACACAGAGACCTTTGCACCCTGCGGAATGCCTTGAAGGAGTGCACCGCGGTCCTGTAGGATGAAGGTGAAGCCTTTCACCTCGTTGATGCTTGCCTGGTCGGAAGCATCACCAAACAGAATTTCGGCAATATCGCTGATTTCGAACTCTATAGCATCCGACGAGCTGGGCTTGATGATCAGTTTGCCGTCGGAAATGGTGACAACGGGTTTTGTCTCAAAGCGTACGGCTGAGGTACCGCCATTCAGCGTTTTCACCAACAGACCCTGACCGCCTTCTTCAATAGTAAGAAACTGGATTTGCTTTAAGTCGGCCACACGGGTTGGGGTGGTCGTTCCGTCCTTCTTCAGTACCTTGATGACCTTCTCTTGAGCCTGGCCCGACAAGATACCGAGGAATAGGGTTACAATAACAAAAATTTTTCTCATATACAGTTTTTAGATTTAGTTGCGTAATATGAAATAAGGTGAATCTTGGGATTCTTTTATCATCGTTTTGCAAGCAAAAATACATAATTAATCTCAAACGGGATGCAAGAAACTGGTAAAAACAAAGTGGCAGGAAGCAGTTTGAACAGATTTTTTCCTTGTTTGGTCAGAATGAGTTATTATTGAACAGTCAGGATGCCTTGATTTATGTCTTTTGTTTGTTGATAATGGATTAAAAACTTTATTCTTCATTCTTCAATTATCGATTTTTTTTGTATCTTTGCCCCATTCATGGATACAACGGTTGACACAGGGTATAGTTCTTGGTTTGTAAGGTTGAACCAATGGCGAAAGAAGAATATCAGCGAGAAAATGTTTGTGCTGATATTGGCATTCTTTGTAGGATTATTTTCTGCTGTAGCCGCTTTCATCCTTCACTGGATTATCAATCAGATTGTTTCTCTGCTGACCAGTCAGTTTAATGCCGACTCGTACAACTGGCTCTATCTGGTATATCCTGTGGTGGGTATCTATCTTACCTCCCTCTTCATCCGCTTTGTGGTGAAGGACGATATCTCTCACGGTATCACCCGTATTCTTTATGCAATTTCATCGAACAAGTCGAGACTGAAGACGCACAACACGTGGTCGTCGGTCATTGCATCGGCCATCACTATCGGCTTTGGCGGTTCGGTGGGTGCCGAGGCGCCTATCGTGCTGACAGGATCGGCCATAGGCTCGAACTTGGGCCAACTGTTCAGAATGGACAGTCGTACGCTGATGCTGTTGGTGGGCTGTGGCGCTGCGGGTGCCATAGCCGGTATCTTCAAGGCGCCGATAGCAGGACTGGTGTTTACGCTCGAGGTGCTGATGATTGATATGACGATGACCTCGCTGCTGCCTATCCTGGTGAGTTGTGTGACGGCGACATGCATCACCTATATATTTAGTGGTGACGCAGCCCTGTTCACGTTCCATCTGGACAACGACTGGACGGTGGAGCGCGTGCCCGCCTGTATTCTGTTGGGAATGTTCTGCGGTATGGTGAGCCTGTACTTTATCCGTACCATGAGCTTTGCCGAAGGCATCTTTGCCCGGTTCAGAGACAAACCCTACGTGAAACTCGCCATTGGTGGCGCCGTGCTGAGTCTGCTGATATTCCTGTTTCCGTCGCTGTATGGTGAGGGCTATAGTTCCATCAACCTGTTGTTGAACGGAAAAACCGAGGCCGACTGGTATCAGATACTGAACAACTCGCCATTCTCAGGTCATCCCAATGTGTTTATCTCCTATATAGCCTTTGTGCTGCTGCTGAAAGTGTTTGCCACTTCGGCAACGAATGGCGGCGGCGGTTGTGGCGGTACATTTGCTCCGTCACTGTTCATAGGCTGTTTTGCCGGATTCCTTTTCTCCCACTTGTGGAACGTCTATGACGTGGGCGTATATGTGCCAGAGAAGAATTTCGCGTTGATGGGAATGGCTGGTGTGATGTCGGGCGTGATGCACGCTCCGCTCACGGGTATCTTCCTGATAGCCGAACTTACGGGCGGTTATAATCTGTTCCTGCCGCTGATGATTGTATCGGTGAGCAGTTATCTGACCATCAACCTGTTTGAACCTCACAGTATCTATAGTTCGCGACTGGCCAAGGAGGGTAAACTGATTACGCACCATACTGACCATGCTGTGCTGACGCTGATGCAGTTGGACTCGGTGATTGAACGCGACTTTGAGGCTGTGGCTCCAGATGTGGAACTGGGAAAGATAGTACATGTAATCAGTCGTTCGCGCAGTAGCGTGTTGCCGGTATTGGATGCTGGTGGAACGCTGTTGGGCGAGATAGACATAACGAAGATAAGACATGTGGTGTTCAGAATCGAACTGTATCATCATTTCAAGGCATCGCAACTGATGCAGGCACCGGCAGCGATGCTGACAAACAATTCGACGATGACCGACGTGATGCGCACATTTGACCGCACCCATGCCGACTGGCTGCCCGTGGTGGATATTGAGCATCGGCTGCAGGGGTATATATCACGTCAGCGTCTGTATATGCAATACAGAAAGATGGTGGCCGACATGAGTGAAGAGTAAAAAGGAAGTATGAAGAAAGAAGACTTGAGAATCATATTCATGGGTACGCCCGAGTTTGCTGTGGAAACCCTGAAAGCTCTTGTAGAGAATCAATATAATGTGGTGGCTGTGGTGACCCAGCCCGACAAGCCTGTTGGCCGTCATCAGAATGAAGTGCAGGCATCGGAAGTAAAGAAATATGCTTTGCAGCAAGGACTCCCTGTGCTGCAGCCGGAGAAGATGAAGGACCCGCAGTTTGTTGAGCAATTGCGTTCCTATCAGGCCAATCTGCAAGTGGTGGTGGCTTTCCGCATGTTGCCAGAGGTAGTATGGGCCATGCCTGAGTATGGTACTTTCAATGTACATGCTGCCCTGTTGCCTCAATATCGTGGCGCGGCTCCCATCAACTGGGCCGTTATTAATGGTGAGACCATGACCGGCGTCACAACCTTCTTCCTTGATCATGATATTGACACGGGGCGTATCATCATGCAATTGCCTTTCGCCATTCCTGACGATGCGAATGTGGAATATGTCTATGACGGACTGATGCATCTTGGCGCAGAAATCTGTTTGCAGACCCTCGACAGAATCATCGCCGCCAACGGACACCCCGAGAGCTATGAACAACTAGGAGATGAGAGTTCAGAGTTGAGAGGTATGATTGGTTCTGCTAATGATAAGCTTCTCAACGAAGAGTCTAATCATACCTCTCATCTCTCATCTCTCACCTCTCAATTCTTAAAGCCTGCTCCAAAACTTTTCAAGGAGACCTGTCAGATCAACTGGAACCAGCCGGCCAAGAAGGTGTACGACTTTGTGCGCGGATTGAGCCCATATCCCGGTGCATGGACCAACATAAAGATGGCGGATGGCAAGACCACGGTGCTGAAGGTGTTCAAGACAACAAAGACCGAGCGCCAAACCACAGGACCAGTAGGGCAGGTGATAGCAGAAAAGAAACACCTCTATATAGCTTGCGCCGACAGACTGCTTGAGATTAACGAGTTGCAATTGTCTGGCAAAAAACGTATGGATGCACAGGCTTTCCTGAACGGAATGAAAGAATTTGAAAATATTTCTGTTGAATAGTATAATAATTTGTAGGCAAGAGCGTTTTAAAAACAGAAGTAAACAATTAAATGCTTATGCCTATGCAAATATTTACTCACGAAGAAAGAAACCCAAGTGAAAAGGTGTTGAAGTTTATTAAAGAATTAGCTTATACCTACAGAGTGTCTAACGGTCAGGCGTACTGCTTGAACTAGTGGGTAGTGTAGAGTGTAGAGTGGATAGTGTAGAGTTTGCTACCGCTATATGAACTCTCACCTCTCAGTTCTCACCTCTCAGTTCTGAATTATCAATTGTCAATTATCAATTATCAATTGTCAATTCCCTAAAATGGCAATAGTATCTCCTTCCTTGCTTGCTGCCGACTTCCTGCATCTCGACCGCGAGATAGAAATGATTAATCGCAGTGAGGCCGATTGGCTTCACCTTGATGTGATGGACGGCTCGTTTGTTCCCAACATCTCTTTCGGATTCCCCGTGATGGAAGCCGTGGCTTCGGCTTGTAAAAAACCACTCGACGTGCATTATATGATTGTAGGTCCCGAACGCTATATTCAGCAGACCGCTCGTTTGGGCGCTATGATGATGAATGTGCACTATGAGGCGTGCACCCATCTGCATCGCACCATACAGGAAATTCATGATGCAGGGATGAAAGCCGGCGTTACCTTGAATCCGGCTACTCCGGTTTGTTTGCTGGAGGATATTATTGATGATGTGGACATGGTACTGCTGATGAGCGTGAATCCTGGCTTTGGCGGACAGAAATTTATTGATACGATTCTGAAAAAGACCCGCCAGTTGCGCCAGATGATAGATGTTCATGGAAGTAAGGCGCTGATAGAAATTGACGGTGGGGTGCAACAACAAACGGCACCGCTGTTGGTACAGGCCGGTGCCGATGTGCTGGTGGCTGGAAGTTATGTGTTCAGAAGTTCTAGACCCGAAGATACAATTCAGGAACTGAAGAGACTCTGAACATCCTACACCTTATTAATTATATATATGCGAATTACACAACTCGTTAGGTTCGTGTAATTCGTGGTCGTATTACAGTTGTAGGGCCAATTCGATATTGTGTTCTTTTGCCATGCGGCGAAGGTTAAACAACGCATAGCGCATACGTCCCAATGAGGTGTTGATGCTGACACCTGTGAGTTCAGCTATCTCCTTGAACGACAGCTGCTGGTAGAAACGCATATAGACAACCTCGCGCTGAGGGGCGGGGAGAGCGTTCATCATCTTCTTGACGTCACAGAGTACCTGCTCGTTGACCAACTCGGTTTCACGATAAGTATCTAAAATGTCTGAACAGCGAAGATTGTTTAAGTCGTTCTCGGCATTTGGTTCTACGATATGCTCATTGCGCTGCGCTCTGTACCAGTCCATAATCACATTGTGGGCAATGCGAGTTACCCAGAACTGGAACTTGCCGCTATCGGTGTACTGCTGCTGCTGAAGTTTGGTAATCACCTTTACGAAGGTCTCCTGGAATATATCGTCAGCAGTATCGTGATCGCGAACCACGAACATAATATAAGTAAACAATTTCTCTTGAGTGCGAACTAATAGCTCGTCGAATGCTTTATTGTCACCTCCGGCATAGAGTAATGCCAACTGCTCGTCGGTCACTCCTTCAAATTTCTTCATATTATTCTTTAAGTTTTGTTATGAAGTAAATTTCTTTCGATAGGCAATAAAGATTTAAAAATTGAGTTATTAATACATTTATCGGCTGCAAAAATAGGTAAATTTCATCTAACTTCCAAACTTTTCAATAAAAAAATGTCTTTTTGTCAATAATATGTACTAATTTTGCATTCGCTTAAACAAAAACATATATTGTAGATATGGAAATCAAAATTACCTTTCCCGACGGATCTGTTCGCTCGTATGAGCAGGGCGTAACGGGACTTGAGATTGCCGAAAGCATTTCACCGGCTTTGGCACGCAGCGTATTGGCCTGTGGCGTAAATGGTGAAACTGTGGAATTGAACCGTCCTATCAATGAGGACGCCAAAATCGAACTTTACAAGTGGGATGACGAGCAGGGTAAGCACACATTCTGGCATACCAGTGCCCACCTCTTGGCTGAAGCATTGCAGGAGTTGTATCCTGGCATTCAGTTCGGTTTCGGTCCTGCCGTTGAAAGCGGTTTCTTCTATGATGTGCTGCTGCCAGGTGGCGAGAGCATCAAAGAGAGCGACTTCCCCAAGATTGAACAGAAGATGAAGGAACTGGCTTCCAAGAAAGAGCCCGTTGTTCGCAAAGAGGTGGCTAAGGCCGATGCTCTGAAAGAGTTTGCCGCCGATGGTCAGACCTATAAGTGCGAGCATATTGAGCAGGATTTGGAAGACGGTACCATCACTACCTATACACAGGGTAACTTTACCGACCTGTGCCGTGGCCCGCACCTCGTTGATACAGGCGAGATCAAGGCTGTGAAGCTGACCAGCGTGGCTGGTGCTTTCTGGCGTGGCGATGCTACCCGTGAGCAGATGCAGCGCCTGTATGGTATCTCCTTCCCCAAGAAGAAGATGCTCGATGAGTATCTGGTGATGCTGGAAGAGGCTAAGAAGCGCGACCATCGCAAGATTGGTAAGGAGATGGAACTCTTCATGTTCTCTGATAAAGTTGGTAAGGGTCTGCCCATCTGGTTGCCAAAGGGTACCGAACTTCGTCTGCGCTTGCAGGATCACCTGCGTAAGGTGCAGAAGCGTTTCGGATATCAGGAGGTAATCACTCCACATATCGGTTCGAAGAACCTTTACGTGACCTCTGGCCACTATGCTCACTATGGCAAGGATTCGTTCCAGCCTATTCA
The sequence above is a segment of the Prevotella sp. E9-3 genome. Coding sequences within it:
- the thrS gene encoding threonine--tRNA ligase; translated protein: MEIKITFPDGSVRSYEQGVTGLEIAESISPALARSVLACGVNGETVELNRPINEDAKIELYKWDDEQGKHTFWHTSAHLLAEALQELYPGIQFGFGPAVESGFFYDVLLPGGESIKESDFPKIEQKMKELASKKEPVVRKEVAKADALKEFAADGQTYKCEHIEQDLEDGTITTYTQGNFTDLCRGPHLVDTGEIKAVKLTSVAGAFWRGDATREQMQRLYGISFPKKKMLDEYLVMLEEAKKRDHRKIGKEMELFMFSDKVGKGLPIWLPKGTELRLRLQDHLRKVQKRFGYQEVITPHIGSKNLYVTSGHYAHYGKDSFQPIHTPEEDEEYMLKPMNCPHHCEIFAWKPRSYRDLPLRIAEFGTVYRYEQSGELHGLTRVRSFTQDDAHLFCRPDQVKQEFLNVMDIINIVLSAFGFDFEAQISLRDPNDHDKYVGTDEDWALAEKAIVEACQEKGLPAKVEYGEAAFYGPKLDFMIKDAIGRRWQLGTIQVDYNLPKRFQLEYTDEDNQKKTPVMIHRAPFGSMERFTAVLIEHTSGHFPLWLTPDQVAILPLSEKYNDYAKKVLKQFDLQGVRGSIDLRNEKLGRKIRDNELKRIPYMVIVGEKEEAEGLVSMRQQGGGEQATMTIQEFIDKVNAEVKEQTKNF
- a CDS encoding RNA polymerase sigma factor: MKKFEGVTDEQLALLYAGGDNKAFDELLVRTQEKLFTYIMFVVRDHDTADDIFQETFVKVITKLQQQQYTDSGKFQFWVTRIAHNVIMDWYRAQRNEHIVEPNAENDLNNLRCSDILDTYRETELVNEQVLCDVKKMMNALPAPQREVVYMRFYQQLSFKEIAELTGVSINTSLGRMRYALFNLRRMAKEHNIELALQL
- the rpe gene encoding ribulose-phosphate 3-epimerase, whose amino-acid sequence is MAIVSPSLLAADFLHLDREIEMINRSEADWLHLDVMDGSFVPNISFGFPVMEAVASACKKPLDVHYMIVGPERYIQQTARLGAMMMNVHYEACTHLHRTIQEIHDAGMKAGVTLNPATPVCLLEDIIDDVDMVLLMSVNPGFGGQKFIDTILKKTRQLRQMIDVHGSKALIEIDGGVQQQTAPLLVQAGADVLVAGSYVFRSSRPEDTIQELKRL